DNA from Synechococcus sp. CBW1108:
GTGAGCAGGAGGTGGAGCAGCGCCAGCAGGCCCGCCAGCAACGGTTGCTGCGATCAGCCCAGCTGCCCTGGAGCAAGGTGCTGGCGGATTACGACCATGGCGGCCGAATCGAGGCGCACCGATGGCAGGAGCTGGAGGCTCTGAGCCGCCAGAGCGATTGGCTGCAGCGGAGTGAAAACGTGCTCTTGTTCGGCCCCAGCGGTGTGGGCAAAACCCATCTGGCCATCGGCATCGCCCTGGCGCAGATCGGCCTGGATCAGGCCTGCCGCTTCTATCCCGCCACGAGCCTGGTGCAGGAGCTGCAGAAGGCCCGCGCCGACTACAACTTGCCGGCAGCGCTGGAGCGGCTGGATCGCTACCCGCTGCTGCTGATCGATGACATCGGCTACGTGCGGCGGGATGAACAGGAGAGCAGCGTGCTGTTTGAGCTGATCTGCCACCGCTACGAGCGCCGATCGCTGCTGATCACCGCCAATCAGCCGTTCACCGCCTGGGATGAGATCTTCCCCAGCAGCTCAATGACCGTGGCGGCGGTGGACCGGCTGGTGCACCACTGCCACATCGTCGAGATCAGCGGCGACAGCCACCGCCGCGCCCAAGCAAGCCGGCGCAGCGGCAGCAAATAGCCACAGCAGCCGTAGAGAAGCGGAGAACAGCCCGGGAGATTGTCGTCCGGCGACAACCTGGTGCCGATGGTGCCAGATCCCGGCGGGGAGCTCCGCGCTGCCGGCGGACCGTGGGTTCCGCCGGCTCGTGCGCTCCAGGGCAAGGCTCAGCAGAGGTCTCGGCGCCTAACCGGCCAACGTGGTTGTCGCCTGGTGCCGATCAGAGGAAGTCAGTGCTGGCAATGGCTCGGACTGATGTGTGGCTCAGTTTTCGTGTCGCCTCCAGCGTCATCGCCCCCCAGTTGTCGCCGGCGACAACTGGGGGGCGATCAGTTCCCCTCACCGGCCAACTTGATTGACGCCAATCGGCCACTTGATTACCCATAAGCCTCCGCAACCCTGAGATCCCGCTCCGTGCAGGGCATGCAGCAACAGACCGCATTGGCAATGCGATCAGTCATCGCAACCATCGAGAAGCGCCGGTTGAACCGGAAGCAGAAGCCGCCCAGGTAGCGCCTGGCGTACTTGTCGAAATTGAAAGCGTGGAAGGTGCCGTTGAAGCCGGTCTTGAGGTTGCCCAGCACGGTGTTGATCCAACGGAACTGCGGCAAGTCGTTTGGGTGCTTCCCACCGGTGACGATGGCGTGATGGCTGCAGCCTGCCGTGGTCACGGCACGAAAGCAGGCCAGGCCATCGGAGAGCACCTGACTGCCGGGCGCCAGATGGCGCTTGGCCCACTCAGCGATGGCCTCTGAGCTGAAGCCACTCACGGCTGTGATCCTGGCGTGAATCAGCCGGCCCGCCTCATTCAAGGAGACGGCCGCGACGATGGGGATCTTGTTCTCTGAACCCCGACCTGCCTTGCCGCCCGGCAGTTCTCCGCCGAGGTAGGAATCATCGATCTGGACTTTTCCCCGCAGCAGGTAAGCCTCCTCCCGATCAGCCATCGCCCGCAGAATCTTGTGGTGCAGCAGCCAGGCGGTGTCGTAGTTCACGCCCAGGTGGCGGCTGAGCTCCAGCGAGGAGATCCCTGTTTTGGCCTGCCCGATCATGTAAAAGGCCAGAAACCAGGTGGTCAGAGGCAATTTCGTGGCCTGCATGATCGTGCCAGCCGTGAGCGTGGCCTGATGGCCGCAGCTGCGGCACTGATAGCGCTTGAGCCTGCGGCCATAGACCAGCCCATGCTCATGGCCATTGCAGCGGGGACAGCGGAACCCACCGGGCCAGCGCGCCTTCTCCAAAGCAGCCTCACATTGCACCTCGGTGCCGTAGAGCCGCTGGAAGTCAGGCAGTGAAAGGCCTTTCTGGAACTGGATGACGTTGCGCGCCATGACTGAACTGGTATGTGCGTACCAGTCTACGGCCCAGGCTCGCGGTGCGCGGAGCGAGCTGGGTAATCAAGATCGGCCAAGGGGGTTGACGCGGGACAGTTCCCGCTCTCCACCACCATGCAGTCCCTCATTGATGCCTGGGAAGAAGCACAAGCTTCCGGTCAATGGCAGGAGCCACAACCCGACTGTCTGCTTGGAAGGATGCCTCCAGGTGCTTCCGCTTGGCTTCGCTCATTCGGTACTCCTTGGCCTCTGCTATCAGCGTTAGCCGCAGCTCCGAGTCAATGCCGAGGTCGGTCTTTAGTTGATCAAGCTCCGCTCTGATCTCGTCGATGGAGACACGGAAGAACTCCTTGCGCTGGTTCTCCAGGTTCAGACGCCTGAGGTCGAAGTGTTTGTGCAGGGCGTTCTCTAGAGCTGGCGCATCGCTTGTGCGGATCATGGC
Protein-coding regions in this window:
- a CDS encoding IS1595 family transposase; the protein is MARNVIQFQKGLSLPDFQRLYGTEVQCEAALEKARWPGGFRCPRCNGHEHGLVYGRRLKRYQCRSCGHQATLTAGTIMQATKLPLTTWFLAFYMIGQAKTGISSLELSRHLGVNYDTAWLLHHKILRAMADREEAYLLRGKVQIDDSYLGGELPGGKAGRGSENKIPIVAAVSLNEAGRLIHARITAVSGFSSEAIAEWAKRHLAPGSQVLSDGLACFRAVTTAGCSHHAIVTGGKHPNDLPQFRWINTVLGNLKTGFNGTFHAFNFDKYARRYLGGFCFRFNRRFSMVAMTDRIANAVCCCMPCTERDLRVAEAYG
- the istB gene encoding IS21-like element helper ATPase IstB → MPRPQAVEAALPMLLRQLRLARFRSHWQSLALQAEAEGWSPSQFLYALCEQEVEQRQQARQQRLLRSAQLPWSKVLADYDHGGRIEAHRWQELEALSRQSDWLQRSENVLLFGPSGVGKTHLAIGIALAQIGLDQACRFYPATSLVQELQKARADYNLPAALERLDRYPLLLIDDIGYVRRDEQESSVLFELICHRYERRSLLITANQPFTAWDEIFPSSSMTVAAVDRLVHHCHIVEISGDSHRRAQASRRSGSK
- a CDS encoding GIY-YIG nuclease family protein, whose amino-acid sequence is MQQRIAEIEEKKRAISQAMLTKTGHVYIISNVGSLGEDIYKIGMTRRLEPMDRVKELGDASVPFPFDVHAMIRTSDAPALENALHKHFDLRRLNLENQRKEFFRVSIDEIRAELDQLKTDLGIDSELRLTLIAEAKEYRMSEAKRKHLEASFQADSRVVAPAIDRKLVLLPRHQ